The nucleotide sequence CCGCGACTGGAAGTTACGAGGTGCAGGCGGTTGTGTCGGACCAAAACTACCGGGGCGAAGCCACGGGCACGCTAAGCATCCAGCTTTCAAGTTTCGACGCATGGCGCTTGCAAAATTTCGGGGCTTCGTGGGAGAGCCGGCCGGCCTCATCGGCGGGATCGGATGCCGATGGCGACGGCGTCAACAACCATGCCGAATATTTTCTGGGCACGGAACCGAACAATGCGAACTCCGCGCTGAAGGCTGCGCTGCTTGGTGTCGGCAATAACATGGCGACGTTGGAAATTTCTCCTGCAGTGACGAACGGAACCTATGTTCTCAAGGCGTGGAGCGATCTGGAGCAGGCTGCATCCACCAGCCCCTTGATCATTACCAACGGCGGAACCTCGGCTGTGTTTGATTTGCCGGTGGCAACGGACAAGGGTTTTTACCAGGTCATCTACCAACCGCCGGCGCTGCCATGAACGGCAGGATGCATGACCAATGAGGTGAATTATTTCACCGCGGCCCAGACGCGATGGACGTCGTCGTGGTCGTCGAGGGCTTGCAGAAATGCGCCCACCTCGGCGCGCTGGTCATCGGCGAGTTCCGGGAACTGCTTCGGCACGTAGCCGAGTTCGCTTGTCACGATCGTCCAGCCGTGCTCTCCGAGCCATTTCGCCACGGTGTGTGTATTTGCGCGATCGGTGATGAAGCGCGCTCCGCACGCACCCTCGGGAATGTCGTCGTTCTGAGCGTGGGCGAGAGGTTCCACTTCGTTCGCGCCCGCCTCGATGGCTGCTTCCTCGATGTCCGTGCCGGTGTTCGCTGTATGGGCTTCGACAAGTCCGACATTATCGAAGAGGAATTTGTTGCTCCCCGAAGCGCCGAGTTGGCCTTTTTTGAAGAGCACGCGGATTTCCGGCGCGGTGCGGTTGTTGTTGTCCGTGAAGACCTCGACGATGACCGGAACTTTATGAGGCGCGTAGCCTTCAAATGTCACGTGTTCGAGTGCCGTTTTGTCGCCGCCGGTGCCGGCTCCCTTGGCAACAGCGCGCTCGATGGCGTCCTTGGGCACGCTTTCCTTGCGCGCTTTTTCCAACGCGGCAGCCAGTCGGGAATTCGTCGAGGGGTCCGCGCCCCCGTGTCTTGCGGCGATGGTGATTTCGCGGATGAACTTTCCCGTCGCCTGCGACTTGCGCAAGGAGGCGACTTCGCGTTTGGCCAGCAACCATTGGCGTCCCATAAGGCTGGCAGACTAAGCGAAGGTCGGCAGCCTGCTCAAGGCTGGGGCCCTGCAACCGGAAGCATCACTTCGTTGCGACGCAGGAAAGGCAGAGTCCAGGGCGGGTCATAGTATCCGAAGAGTGGAGACCCGGTGATTTCGAGCCTGTGTTTGTCGACCCATGCCCGAAGCGCCTCCAGAGCCTGCTTCTCGTTGGCGTCGTTGCGGCGCCCCGAATAACGGTAAACAGCGAAACGCCCGGCAGGAACGGTGCCCGTTGTCACCGCCTCGTCCTTCGGCGATGGAACTTTTCCGGCCGCCACGCTGCGCGGCACGATGAAACTCATCGCCGACTTTTCCCCCTCGCTTGTCATGAGCACGGGCGCTGTCATGGCGATTTTTTGCTGCGCTTCGTTCTCGCCGGAGATGTAGCGGAACAAGCGCATGAAATCGCCGTTGCCCGCAGAGGTGCGGACCGTCGTGAGTGCAGGATACTCGCGCACTTCGAACGCTCCGTCCCGGGTGAGAACTTTGTAGTCGGGGGTTTCCGTGGCCATGACGGTATTGCCGGCGAGCATAGTCGCCAACAGGGCGAGGAGGGGGCGAATGTTTTTCAATGCGGTGCTATTTTGACGGAACTATTTCAACCTCGATGCCGCCGAGCCAGCGGGCCAGCAGATTGTAGATTGCCGCAAAAATGGCGAAGAAGACGAATCCGGCGAGGGCGGTGAAAACGGGCATGAGAAGAAACATGACACCCATGGCCATGAGTTCCTTCTTGCCTGCCAAGATGGCGCCGATCAGGAGAGGAATCCCGACCAGTGCGTAGAAAATTCCGATGACCGCATAGAGGGCGGCAACCACCTTGCTCGATTGGAGCACCGAGATGCTTTTGAGTTGTTGCTTCATTGGGTGAAGGACGTTGCCAAGGTAGTTTGTTCGCGTGCGATCGGACGGTCAACGGCGAGCGATGAATGGAATTTTTGCTGCAAGCCTTTCTTGCCGGTATCGCGAAGAGGCGCAGTCGTGGGACCCGGCGCATGCCGCATGGAGTTCATCCTGTTATCGGGCAGGCCGTGGGTGGATTCGGACTCGGGAAGAGAAAGCTCGCCGTCTGCGTCGGTCGGTCGGAATTTTGTATCGCTTCTGATCAGCTGCTGGGCGTAATTATTTCGTCGGATTGCCCCGGAAATCGTCAATGGAAGCAGTGCCCGCCCCACGACCGAGATTCTTCTTCCTGCCGCACCGCATCGCGATGGCCATACCGATGGCCGATCCGAACAAATCCCTGGTAGAAAATTTCTAACCGCAAATAGGAACATCATGTCACTCCCGCTCCGCAACAAATCCGAATGCCACTACGACCAGATTTCGCTCGGCGAGGTAATGCTTCGCCTTGATCCCGGCGAGGGTCGCGTGCGCACCGCCCGCCAGTTTACCGCGTGGGAGGGGGGCGGCGAATACAACACTTCCCGCGGACTTCGGAAGTGCTTCGGCCTGAAGACGGCCGTCTGCACGGCGTTCGTGGACAACGAGGTCGGTCACCTGATCGAGGATTTCATTATGCAGGGTGGTGTGGATACCGCGTTCATCAAGTGGCGCGAGGATGACGGCATCGGCCGCTCCGTCCGCAATGGTCTCAATTTCACCGAGCGCGGATTCGGCGTGCGCGGTGCGGTCGGCGTGCCCGATCGCGGGCACACCGCGGCATCGCAACTCAAGCGCGGTGACTTCGATTGGGATCACATTTTCGGCAAACTCGGAGCGCGGTGGTTCCATACCGGCGGTATTTTTGCCGCGCTGTCAGAATCCGCCGCGGACCTGACCATCGAGGCGGTGCAGGCCGCCAAAAAATACGGGACGATCGTGAGCTACGACCTCAATTACCGGCCGTCGCTCTGGAAGTCGATCGGCGGACAGTCCAAGGCGCGCGAAGTGAATCGCGAGATCGCCAAATACGTCGATGTGATGATCGGCAACGAGGAGGACTTCACCGCCTCGCTTGGTTTCGAGGTTGAAGGAATCGATCACAACCTGAGCAACATCGAAACGGACGCTTTCAAGCACATGATCGAAGCCGCGGTGAAGGAATATAAAAACTTCAAAGTAGCGGCGACGACGCTCCGCGGGGTCATCACCGCGAGCAAGAACGACTGGAGCGCGATCTGCTGGCATGATGGCAAGTTCTACGAGAGTCGCAAATACCCGGGTCTCGACATCCTTGACCGCGTGGGCGGGGGAGACAGCTTCGCCAGTGGGTTGGCTTTCGGATTCCTCGAGCACAACGATCCGCAACTCGCCGTCGATTACGGCGCGGCCCACGGTGCGTTGGCCTCGACCACGCCGGGCGACACTTCCATGGCCACGCGCAAGGAAGTGGAGAAATTGATGAAGGGCGGCAGCGCGCGTGTCGTGCGTTAACCGGCGGAAATTCGCCGAGGATATTTGCGCCGCGAGCTTTTCGATAACTCCCGCCGTGACACGCAGAGCTGCTTTTTTGTGCTTCTGCGGACCGTCCGGGGCGGCACGGTGCCGCATGTTTCCTGCGCGGTGAACCGTGCTCCAAAGGCACAAAACGAATCCTGATGGTTGTCAGGGAACCCGGCGTAAGCTATTTATCGCTGCTTCTCAAGCCGGCGTGGCGGAACTGGCAGACGCGACGGACTCAAAATCCGTTTCCCGCAAGGGAGTGTGGGTTCGACCCCCTCCGCCGGCATTTTTCAGGAGGCCGTGTCGCCGACGGCTTCTTCCACGGTCGTGAAGACGCGGAACATCTGGTCGAGTCCGGTTAGGCGGAAAAATTCGTCGATCTGGGGATTCAGGTTTGCCACGGCGAGTTTTCCGCCGCGCATGGCCATGGATTGGGAGGGACGGATAAGCGAGCGTATGCCCACGCTGGCGATGAAATCCACGCCGCCCATGTCGATGACAAGAAGTTTGCAGTCGGCATCACCGGCGATTTCCATCGCGGCGGAGTGGAGCGCATCGGCGCTCGCTTGGTTGAGTTTGCCCTCGAGGGCGAGGACTGTCGCCTCGCCGCGAGGCTTGCGGGTGATTTTCATCGTGCGGCTTTGGCTGCGGCGACCGCTGCTTCGCGCGTGTCGTGAACCGCATAGGCGGTCATGAATTGCGCGATGTCGAAAAGCTCTTTCACCTGCGGTTGAAAGGAGCAGACCGAAAGGGTGCCTCCGTCGCGGCTCATGCGGCGTCCGGCGAGGAAGAATTCGCGGAAGCCGGCGCTGCTCACATATTCAAGACCGGAAAGATCGATGACGAGATGTTTGGCCCCGGTTTTGTCCAGTTCGCCGTTCAGCAGATTCTTGAAATCGTTGTAGGTTGTGGTGTCGATGCGGCCTGCGGGGCAGGCGACAAGGACGTCCGAGTCGGTGACGAAAGAGCAATGCATGGGCCGAATCTGAGGCCCGCGGCTGCGCGCCAGCAAGGATTTTCTCCGTGCCAATGACATTGCCGCGTGGCCTGTTCGGAGATAGGAAAGGTGCGCTCTATGCGCCGGTTTTTCGGTCTGAACACCCTCGCGGGCCAGCTTTCCATCTGGACGGCTCTCACGGCGGGTGCCGTTCTGGTGGTTCTGGTGCTTCTTTCCTACACGGCGGGGCGCCGGCAGGTCATCCGACAGACGAACAACGAAGCGCTCAGGGAAGTGGAGTTGCATGCAGCTGAGATCGGCGGGCTGATCTCTCGCGTCACGGGTGTGGTCACCACGATGGCGGCCGAGCAGGCCATACGTGGTCCGAAGCCGCCGGACAATGTGCTCGACCGTCTCCGGCGCCTCATCAACTGCTTCCCGCCGGAGGAGGTTTTCGGGGTTTTCTACACATTCGAGGGCGTGGACTTTCGCGATCCCATGTCGATGCCGTGGATCGACCGGCGCAATTATCCGGAGCGCACAGTCAACACGGCTCCTTACGATCGCGATATTCCGGCTGCCGCGTGGTATTGGGGCGCGAAGAAGTCGGGGCGGGTATTTGTGACGGAGCCTTATTTCGACGTGGACGGGTCGAAAGTGACGATGCTCACGGTGAGCGCGCCGATCATCGACGACGCCGGGCGGTTCATCGGTATCGCGGGCATCGACATCGCTCTGGATGAGATCAAGACGATGATGAAAAGGGTTGATGTGGACCTCGCGCAGCAAATTGGAGCCGAGAGCGATTTCGCCTATTTGGTGAGTGCCGGGGGCACGGTTATTTCGCACCCTGATTCTTCCTTGATGATCGGGCCGGATGCGCCCGGCGCGAAGGTGATCGACCTTGCGGCGGGAGCACAGATCATGTCGGCCCCGTCGGGATTCGCGGAATACGGGAAGGGTGCGGGGCGCCGCATCGTCTACTGGGCGCTCGTGCAACCGACCGGATGGAAGGTGGTCTTGGATGTGCCTTACCACGATGTCATGGCGCCCCTGCGCCAACTGGCCTGGCGTTCGGCAGCCGTGGGCATCGGCGGTCTTCTCCTGCTCGTCGGCGTGGTGTCGCTCGTGGCGCGGCGTGTGGCTGCGCCGCTCCAGCAACTCACGCATGCGGCTGCCGAGATCGAAGCCGGGCACCACGATCCGAAAGCTCTGGTGCCCCTGCTGCGACGGGGGGACGAGGTCGGCGACCTCGGGCGTGCTTTCGTCCGCATGGCCGATGAAATCCGCCAGCGCGAGCAGAGTCTCGCCGCATGGAACGCCAATCTCGAAAAGACGGTGGCTGAGCGCACGACGGAATTGAAGAAAGCGGTCGAGGACGCCGATGAGGCGCGAGAGGCGGCTCAGGAAGCGAACAAAACCAAAAGCGCATTCCTTGCAAACATGAGTCACGAGCTGCGCACGCCGATGAACGCGATCATCGGCTACAGCGAGATGCTGCTCGAGGAGGCCGAGGACACCGGGGAAAAATGGATGCAGGCGGATTTGAACAAAATCCTCTCCTCGGCGAAACACCTGCTGCAGCTTATCAACGACATTCTCGACCTCTCGAAAATCGAGGCCGGACGCATGACGGTGTTTCTCGAGCCGGTGAATATCGGGCAATCTGTGCGCGACGTGGCCACAACAATCGAGCCGCTGGTCGCGAAAAACCGGAACACCTTCGAGTTGAAGTGCCCGCCGGATGCGGGATCCATGCGCACCGATATCACGAAGCTCCGCCAGACGTTGTTCAATCTGCTGAGCAATGCCTGCAAATTCACCGAGGGCGGCAAAATCACGCTTGAAGTCGCGAAGCGCGCGGACGGCATGGTTTCCTTCGCGGTGACGGACACGGGCATCGGCATGGAGCCGCACCAGATGGAAAAACTTTTTTCCGAATTCGTGCAGGCGGACGCCTCGACCACGCGCAAATACGGCGGCACGGGTCTCGGCTTGGCAATCAGCAGAAAATTCTGCCGCATGCTCGGGGGCGACATCACGGTCGAAAGCTCTCCGGGCAAAGGCAGCACGTTTACTGCGATCCTCCCGCTCGAGGCCAAGGAGCCGACCCCGCCGGCAACCGAGGAGCAGCCGCTCCCCGCCGAGCCCGCGGGCGAGGCCACCCCGGGCGGCGGACGAGGGACATTGCTCGTCATCGACGACGATTCGAATTCCCGCGACCTCCTTCGTCGCATGCTCGAGAAGGAAGGCTACAGCGTGGTTGCAGCCGCCAACGGCCCGGCCGGTATCGCCAAAGCAAAAGAGCGGCGACCGGACCTGATCACTCTCGATGTGATGATGCCCAGCATGGATGGATGGGCGGTGTTGTCCGCGCTCAAGGCCGACCCGGCGACGGCGGATATTCCCGTTGTCATGCTCACCATGGTCGAGGATCGGCCCATGGGTTTCGCCCTCGGTGCGACCGACTACCTTGCGAAGCCGATCGACAAGTCGCGTGTGTTGCAGGCGGTCTCGCGTTGCGTGGGTGACAAAACGGAGGACATTCTTATCGTCGAGGACGACCCGATGTCTGCGGACATCGTCCGAAGGACCTTGGAAGCCGATGGCAGAAAGTGCCGGCACGCCCGTAACGGACGCGAGGCATTGTCGATGGTCCACGCCGCGAGGCCTTCCCTCATCGTGCTCGACCTGATGATGCCGGAGATGGACGGCTTTGCCTTCTTGGATGCCCTTCGCATGGAAGGTCCGGACTTCGCCGCCATTCCCGTAGTGGTTCTCACGGCCAAGGATCTTACTCCCGCGGAACGTGAGGAGCTTTCGGGGCGCGTGATGGGAACGCTCCGCAAGGGCGCAGGGCAGAGGGAGAATTTGCTCGATGCCATCCGCAGCAGATTAGGCAATACTTGATTCATGGCCAAAATCCTCCTTGTTGAAGACAACGAATTGAACCGCGACATGCTCTCGCGCCGACTCGAACGGCGGGGTTTCGCCATCGTGATGGCCGTGGACGGGCAGCAGGGCGTCGATATGGCGCGCAGCGAGCGACCGGATCTCATCCTGATGGACATGAGTCTGCCGGTGATGGACGGATGGACGGCGACCCGCACCATCAAGGACGATTCCGAGTTGGCGAAGATACCCGTCATTGCCCTGACTGCGCACGCAATGGAAGGCGACCGGGAAAAAGCAATGGCCGCGGGCTGCGACGACTACGACACCAAGCCGATCGAATTGCCGCGCCTCCTCGAGAAAATCGCCAAGTTCATTCCGAATGTCTGAGACGCCCGCATACGGCGACGAAGCTGTGGCCGCCTTGCGCCACGACCTGCGCACGCCGTTAAACCAAATCATCGGTTATTCCGAACTCGTCGCCGAGGACCTCGAAGGCGAGGCGCACGCTCGGACGCGCGAAGACTTGGAGAAAATCGGACGCGCGGCGCGAGGACTGGCGGAACTGATCACGCGGGAAATCCAACCCGGACGCATCGCCGTGGTGGGAAATCCGGCGGAAAAAATCAGCGCCGGGCATGGCGCCGCTGCAAGCGCCTCCGGCAGCGGCGCCCCTGTCGCCATGGACGCGGATGTCGTGGCGCCCGCCGCTCTGGCCGCACGCATCCTCATCGTCGATGACCAACCGGAAAATTGCACGGTTCTGCAGCGGCGGCTCGAAAAAGAAGGGCACAGCTGCGTTTCGATGCACGACGGTGAGACCGCGTTGGCGCGGTTGGATGCAGAGTCTTTCGACCTCGTGCTGCTCGATATCATGATGCCGGGGATGGACGGACGCGAGGTGCTTCGTCGCATCAAAACGGACGAAAAACTGCGGCACATTCCGGTGATCATGATTTCGGCCCTCGACCAGATCGAAAGTGTCGTGCAATGCATTGAACTCGGCGCCGAGGATTATCTCCCCAAGCCTTTCAATCCCGTTTTGCTCCGCGCGAGGATCGGTGCATCGCTCGACCGCAAGAGGCTCCGTGATGCCGAACAGGCGGCTTTCACCGCCCTCAAGGAAAGCCAGGAGAAGTTGGCGGCCGAACTTTCGGAGGCTGCGGCCTACGTGCAAAGCGTTTTACCCGCGCCTTTGAAAGACGGGGCCGTGCGCGCCGAATGGGAGTTTCTTCCGTCCTCCTCACTCGGAGGAGATGCGTTCGATTACGGTCCGGCGCCGGACGGAAAATTCGGCATCTGCCTGCTCGACGTCTGCGGTCACGGCGTCGGCGCCGCATTGCTTTCCATCAGCGTGCTCAACGTGATCCGCGCCGAATCGCTGCCCGGGGTCGATTTCCGCGATCCCGGTGCGGTGCTCGCAGGGTTGAATGCTGCCTTCCCCATGGAAAAACACGGGGAGATGTTCTTCACCGCGTGGTGCGGCATCTATGATCCTGTCACGCGGGCCATGCGTTTTGCCGCCGGCGGGCATCCGCCTGCCGTTCTGGTGCGGGCCGACGGAACAACCGAGATCCTCGCCGCCAAGGGACCGGTGATCGGGGCTTGTCCCGGGATGAAATTCGGCTCGGTCGAAGTGGTGATACCGCCCGCAAGCCGCCTCTTTGTATTCAGCGATGGCGCCTACGAGATCCTGCGGCACGACGGCACGATGATGGGCCACGGCGCATTGCGGGAACTGCTTTCGCGCGCGCCGCATCAAGGTGCCGTCCCATCGATCATGGACCAACTGCGCAATCTCAACAGCCAGCCGGCTTTCGACGACGACGTGTCATTGGTCGAACTTTGTTTTCCGTGAAAGCCATCGCCGAATTTCTTTCCGATCGCGCGGAGTTGGCCAAGCTCGAGCCGTTCACGGCTGGTTTTGCGGCAGAGGCCGGTTTGTCGGACAAGGATCTTTTCGCCCTGCAGATCGTGGTCGAAGAGCTTGTCACCAATGTGATCGACTACGGTGCGGTTCCCGCAGGCCAGCACGCGGCGACGGTCGAGCTGTCCTCGGACGACGGAGAGCTTGTGATGCGCATCCGCGATCGCGGCCGGGAATACAATCCTTTGCTGAGGGAAGATCCCGACACCACTTTGCCGGCGGAGGAACGTCCGATCGGCGGACTGGGCATCCATTTCTGCAAGAAGCTGACCGACAGCCAGACCTACGAGCGTGACGGCGAGTGGAATGTGCTCACCCTGCGCAAGAAACTCGCGTCATGAAGATCAGCTGGAGCGAGGAGTCGGGGATCGGTGTGGCGAGACTGGAAGGTCGCCTCGACGGCCATGGGTCCAAAGAGGCGGCACAGGTCTTCGCCGATGCGCCATTTCATGACCGGGTGATCCTCGACTGCAGCGATCTTTCCTACCTGAGTAGCGCCGGGGTCCGCGTGTTGCTCGGCTTGCTAAAATCCATCGCCGCCCGTGGGGGTGCGCTTGCGGTCGCTAATCTCCAGCCGTTCTGCGCTTCCGTGCTGGAAATGTCCGGATTGTCGGGCCTCATTGCCGTGTTCGGGACCGTGCAGGATGCCGTGGGCGGGCTGCGTGATTCTGGCGGGGGTGCCGGAGGGGTGCGGGAGACCGCGGAGACAAAGCACGGAAGATTCGCGTTTTATCGGGTCGGCACCGGCGCCGGGACCATCGACATCCTTGGCGACATCGCCAATGTCATTGACTGCGCGATCACGGAGCAACTTGTCGCCGGAAAGCCGTTCTTCGAGACCGAATACTCGCTCGGCCTCGGCGCGCTGGGCGCGACCCCGGCGGATTATCTTCCGGTGATGGGAGAGGCCCTGATGGTGGCCGGAACGATGGTGTGGCTGCCGACCGACGGCAACGACACGCCGGATTACATGATTCCTCGCAAGGCTTCGACCGAGGTTGTCCTGCAGACGGGCTTCAACGCCAGCCTTCGCGGCGGCTTCAACGAGTTCGTGGAATTCAACGCGCCCGAGGGGCGGCCGGCGACGGTGCGGGACATCTACCGCTCGTTTTTCGATCTGGCCCGCGAGCGCCGTGCGGATTTTCGCGGTGTTCTCGGAATCGCCATGCGCGCGGAGATCCACGAGGCCTTTGGCGCGGGCGTCACGAAGTCGCCGCTGCTCTCGAATCGTCCGTCCAACGGCAAGCCGATCACCGATCCTTCGAATTTTCCGCATTGGTTCGAGTCGGACAAGACACCGCGCAACCAAGGAACCACCGCGCTGATTTGCGGTGCTGGGGAGGATCTGACAGCCGATCGTTCAGGGATCGATGAGGCTTGCTTGCGACGAATGTTTTACGTCAATCCCGCCAACAAAGGGACGCAGACCGAGGTGCTGCACAACCATGCGGTGTTCTTCCGCGGTGCGCCGCCTCCGGGCGGGACGCATGACGTGGATGTTGAGATGCGTCGCGTGGTGGAATCGGGCGAATTTGTCGATATGCGCCACCTGCTCGACCAGACCACGGTGACAAGCGCTCTGGTGGCGGTGAGCTACATTCAGGAAGTGCGCGAGGATACCAACCGCTGAGGCGCCCACCTTGCAGTCAAGCTGCCGGCTGACGGTAGAGCGTCACCGTGTGGCCCACCTGCAGAACGATCCGCGAGCCGGAAGCTGCGGCGAGTTCCGCGGCAAGCTGCTTGCGATCTTCCTTGTGGTCCGTGAAACGCACCTTGACCAACCCGTGATCTGAGAGTGCTTGGCCGAGCGCCGCTACCAATGGCGCCGAAATGCCATCATGACCGACGTGGATGACCGGTTTGAGTTTTTGCGACCGCGCTTTGAGTTCGCGAAGCTTCGGCTGTTCCTGCGCGCTCATGCGAAAAAAGGATTTCCCGTCTTTTCCTGGCCGACGGTGGTCATCGGTCCGTGTCCCGGACAGATGATCGTGTCGTCCGGCAGAGTAAAAATTTCACGCCGAATGTGCTCGAGCGCGGCGGTGTAGTCGCCGCGCACGCCCCCGATCGAACCTGCGAAGAGCGCATCCCCGACAATGGCGACTTTCACGACTTGGCCCTCGATAAGGAATGTGGTCCCGCCTGGGCTGTGGCCGCAGGTCAGTCGCGTGCGGATGAAGTGTCGTCCGGCATTGAACAAATCACCCGGGCGGAAGCGTTTGGTTCCGGGCACCGGCTCGAGCTCCGAAGACCAGGCCTCCGCGCCGACCGCCTTTTGCAGGCGGGCCAGTGCGCCGATGTGGTCGGCGTGGCTGTGCGTGAGAAAAATGGCGACCACCTCCAGTTCGTTGCGTTTCACGACGTCGA is from Chthoniobacterales bacterium and encodes:
- a CDS encoding MBL fold metallo-hydrolase; this translates as MMPLEDNFSDIVGKALRGLAMSEADAAAAAGISADEVRNLLDGEFDETTVQALAPVLGLEAASLARIARGAFAPQAAPPPWLVSVTTDFGGMTVNAYVVWDLETRHAAIFDTGADAGPLLDVVKRNELEVVAIFLTHSHADHIGALARLQKAVGAEAWSSELEPVPGTKRFRPGDLFNAGRHFIRTRLTCGHSPGGTTFLIEGQVVKVAIVGDALFAGSIGGVRGDYTAALEHIRREIFTLPDDTIICPGHGPMTTVGQEKTGNPFFA